The sequence below is a genomic window from Uranotaenia lowii strain MFRU-FL chromosome 2, ASM2978415v1, whole genome shotgun sequence.
TACTGTTGGTTATGCCCGTTGCTACGCATGGCTACTATTTTTCAAGCGTGTAGcacgtaaaattttgtaaacaaaaacaccGTTCTGCAAAGCTTGCGAATTTAGAAACAAATTattgccgttttcgtttttctccactggcgcggggcaaaactttctccgaataaacaaacagaatcgtcacccgggacgatgcaaatatatggttgctatagtcaaccttatgcttacccccaacactgacaacttctacgggttgcaaccgcctgcttgaggttcaaacctcgggcaaaactagtggacttctgaattaataaacgaacacaaaatcAGCAGttcgggcaaaactcgtggataactaggttACCACtggtaataaacgaaaacactatatgATGGAACAACGATTTTAGGAGTTATTGTggccttcaaaaatgaaatctttCGTATTTTTCGCAGTGTTAGTGCACATTTTATTCCTGTTGTCAATATTCTACATCTATTTCCAATCGCCCATTCAAGCTGATCTTCCCATTGGGCGTGATAGCGATGATTCCGTTGCAAACCGGTACGTATGAATATTGATTCTCCAATGTTAAATTGGTTTTGCAATTGATCCATTTGAAGATGTTTCGGTTAGAGAATGTTCACAATTTgtgagattttattttttgtttaactgtTTAGCATTTTACTTCATTATCTTTGATTTTACTCCTGGTAAACTGCCACAgcatgtttattttaaagaggTAGAAATGAACTCAGCATTCCTTTACAGGGTGATTGTTTTCGTTGCTGACGGTTTAAGGGCCGAGTCGTTTCTCAAGCACCAGGCTAACAGgacaaaatatttacaaagcATTATTAATTCCAAAGGAGCGTTTGGAATATCGCACACCCACGTTCCAACGGAATCACGCCCAGGTCATGTGGCATTATTCGCAGGTAAATGCTACAGTACAGTACCCTATAATCAGTCGGTAAAAATGTATGTATTCCTTTGTAATATACTTTTCTTGATTGTTTTTTCCCAGGGCTATATGAAGACCCAAGTGCAGTTTTCAAAGGCTGGAAAGAAAACCCAGTCGAGTTTGATTCAGTTTTCAACCGCAGTTACTTGTCATTCACCTGGGGCAGCCCggatattttgaatattttttcgaataaaaatacaCCTAGTCACATCTACGCAGACTTTTACCCTGCTGAAGATGAACAATTTTCGCAAACCTCAAACACTAGTGTGTTAGATATATGGGTATTCGACAAGGTCAAACAATTcttaaaaatgtcgaaaaatcgAGAAACGCTGCAGACCAACAAAAAAGTCGTATTATTCTTACATTTATTAGGTCTAGATACATCGGGACACGTCCATAAGCCGTATTCaaggtattttttatttgtcttaTTTCAGATTCACTTTATACTAAGCTGGGTTTGTAGTttatttacagaaaatttaatgATAGTTGATGAAGGAATCCGTCAAATATCTACGGCTTTAGAAGAAGCTACAAATCATGATGGAAAAACAGCTTTCATTTTTACGTCTGACCATGGGATGACAGATCGTGGGTCCCATGGCTCGGGACAAGCCATGGAAACTGAAACACCTTTTGTGGCTTGGGGAGCAGGAATTCAGCATTGGAAAGATTCATGGGTCAATGATtatatgtaaaaatgtttgtaaatttttttgggaCATGTCTAATGATTTGCGTTTCAGAAAAACCAAATACATCGACGGAGTTCTAGTGCCATCGTGGGATATAAATCAAGCGGATGTTGCTCCCTTGATCGCATCGTTATTAGGTCTGGCAATTCCGAAAAATAATTGTGGGAAGCTGCCCCGTCAATATTTAAATACTTCAGAGGTAACGGTTATAGTATATACATATTCTTACACtaaaaatcatgattaattATTACTTTATTATAGGAATATATAGCTGAGTCTTCTTTGAAGAATACCGAGCAATTATAccaaaaatattatcatttgAAACAACAGCATGTTAAAAAGTTATTCGAATGGAAATTATCGAATAAGGAAACCAATTTCAACATTGTGCTAGAGAAACTTCGAAATGATATAACTGAAGCAATGGAAGCTAAAAACTATCAACAAGTGGTATGTTAATTTTTTCCCACGATTTTTATCCTTAGAGATAATTATcagtatttattttcatatatacagaatcattttttatatattttagatTTCGCTGGCGGATGTCATGATTGATGTTACAACGGATGCCATAGATTTTTATCACACTTATTACAAGTATGAACTTCTTATTTCGATGACTATTTCGATGGTCGGGTGGATTTGCAACGTCGTCCTCAAACTATTAAATAAGCCTATCAAACTAACTTTCACAAACTCTCCGTACAACATAACAATATGTGGAATTATGTTGCTTATTGTCGTTTTCAATACACGTAAGCTTGCAATTATTACGTTATATATATACAGCCCCCTTTAAAACCAGACCAAATGATCTCAAATTACTAACAACCAACGCCAACATACtacttttaatactttttcttctttaCTTTAATACTTTTCTCTCCGGTAAACGTATCTACACGTACGTTTCGCTTTCGAAAGTCCGTTTTCTACAGTTCCTTTAAAATATAACCTTTTGTATTTACAGTTCAAGGAACCCCGGCACTGGTAATCTTTTATTTTG
It includes:
- the LOC129745135 gene encoding GPI ethanolamine phosphate transferase 1, whose product is MKSFVFFAVLVHILFLLSIFYIYFQSPIQADLPIGRDSDDSVANRVIVFVADGLRAESFLKHQANRTKYLQSIINSKGAFGISHTHVPTESRPGHVALFAGLYEDPSAVFKGWKENPVEFDSVFNRSYLSFTWGSPDILNIFSNKNTPSHIYADFYPAEDEQFSQTSNTSVLDIWVFDKVKQFLKMSKNRETLQTNKKVVLFLHLLGLDTSGHVHKPYSSLFTENLMIVDEGIRQISTALEEATNHDGKTAFIFTSDHGMTDRGSHGSGQAMETETPFVAWGAGIQHWKDSWVNDYIKTKYIDGVLVPSWDINQADVAPLIASLLGLAIPKNNCGKLPRQYLNTSEEYIAESSLKNTEQLYQKYYHLKQQHVKKLFEWKLSNKETNFNIVLEKLRNDITEAMEAKNYQQVISLADVMIDVTTDAIDFYHTYYKYELLISMTISMVGWICNVVLKLLNKPIKLTFTNSPYNITICGIMLLIVVFNTLQGTPALVIFYFVLPCIIWMPVLPNHQLLTELISFKSVKRTITFIGLLELCVFSFFHRQILSLLLVMITVYLVYCLKQRSYNINSCWIIVISNLALSTFPMIPVVDKDAHNSQLLVLGLVMWLLTSAYIVIKSSENLVFLIAQSIVSIILATNMVFSIIFIEKGHTLNILNQTMSWVLLVVAVIIPLLSTTNLSNRIKIVMLNMACPYLMLSLSYEPLFLLVYCISLYCWIFLETKLQAQQELSRFSFRSNFPVYKIVDVEDIRRSFMFVVYILISFFGTGNMATVSSFDPNWVRFFVTTFSPFTMAGLIVFKLIIPIYIAICVLKSLQIITAVKAESLFLLIFIACDLMCLQFFYLIKNTGSWLEIGSSISHFIIMESTTIMLLLMYGCAKFSTELSLVDDIIIRRGLLPYSSKTNKD